In the genome of Magnolia sinica isolate HGM2019 chromosome 2, MsV1, whole genome shotgun sequence, one region contains:
- the LOC131236537 gene encoding probable gamma-secretase subunit PEN-2, translating into MEQQQDAGEETRQLSGGGGLILRTHNHARVWPTVDGPLGLSEEDSLSYARSFFKYGFFLLPWLWAINCFYFWPVLRSDSRSFPHIRRYVVGSAIGFIVCTALLATWAFTFAIGGEQLFGPVWGDLVMYNVADRLGLTGWD; encoded by the exons atggagcagcaGCAGGACGCAGGAGAAGAGACGAGGCAGCTCTCGGGGGGTGGAGGTCTTATCCTACGCACCCACAACCACGCCCGTGTATGGCCGACGGTGGACGGTCCCCTCGGACTGTCGGAAGAGGACTCTCTTAGCTACGCACGATCCTTCTTCAAGTACGGATTCTTCCTCCTTCCTTGGCTCTGGGCTATCAATTGTTTCTACTTCTGGCCTGTTCTTCGATCCGACTCTCGTTCCTTCCCTCACATTCGCCGCT ATGTTGTTGGATCAGCAATTGGATTCATCGTATGCACGGCACTTCTCGCAACATGGGCCTTCACATTTGCTATTGGAGGGGAACAGCTATTTGGTCCTGTCTGGGGGGACCTTGTCATGTACAATGTTGCGGACAGATTAGGCCTGACAGGTTGGGACTAA